From one Gossypium hirsutum isolate 1008001.06 chromosome D08, Gossypium_hirsutum_v2.1, whole genome shotgun sequence genomic stretch:
- the LOC107931275 gene encoding 21 kDa protein, with amino-acid sequence MEGSSLRHWKVIPILLITLQFTTNMVLSLADAPFDKQRNIEYIKSSCSSTTYPRLCYRSLSIYANKIKTSPRLLVDTALNVTLKASKSTSRLMVKISRIHGLRPRVAAAMADCIEVIGDSVDELQQSIEELGHISRSNFALTMSDIQTWVSAALTDEDTCMDGFAGKSMNGNVKTMIRKRIVKIAHLTSNALALVNNYASTQSNLP; translated from the coding sequence ATGGAAGGTTCATCTTTACGCCATTGGAAGGTAATCCCAATTCTGCTTATTACCCTTCAATTCACTACTAACATGGTCTTGAGCTTAGCTGATGCACCATTTGACAAACAAAGAAACATTGAGTACATCAAATCTTCATGCAGCTCCACAACTTATCCCAGACTGTGCTATCGCTCACTCTCAATCTATGCAAACAAAATCAAAACTAGCCCCAGATTGTTAGTGGATACTGCCCTCAATGTTACCCTCAAGGCCAGCAAATCAACTTCAAGGTTGATGGTGAAGATCTCTAGAATCCACGGTTTGAGGCCTAGGGTAGCTGCTGCCATGGCAGATTGCATTGAGGTGATCGGTGACTCTGTTGATGAGCTTCAACAGTCTATAGAGGAACTTGGTCACATTAGCCGCTCAAATTTTGCGCTTACAATGAGTGATATTCAAACTTGGGTTAGTGCAGCGCTGACAGATGAAGATACTTGCATGGATGGATTTGCAGGAAAGTCCATGAATGGAAATGTAAAGACTATGATAAGGAAAAGGATTGTTAAAATTGCACATTTGACAAGCAATGCCCTGGCTCTTGTCAACAACTATGCCTCAACTCAAAGTAACTTACCTTAA